One genomic region from Natrinema caseinilyticum encodes:
- a CDS encoding Era-like GTP-binding protein produces MGLFTELKDSISRVTDRLFSEQEPKRIGIYGPPNAGKTTLANRIARDWTGDAIGAESHVPHETRRARRKENVEIERDGKTVTIDIVDTPGVTTKVDYEEFTDEMDEEDAIRRSREATEGVAEAMHWLREDVDGVIYVLDSAEDPITQVNTMLIGIIESRDLPVLIFANKTDLEESSVKRIEDAFPQHTTIPLSAKEGNNMEEVYGKIAEYFG; encoded by the coding sequence ATGGGACTGTTCACAGAACTCAAAGATAGTATCTCTCGGGTCACGGATCGCCTGTTCTCGGAACAGGAACCGAAACGTATCGGTATCTACGGTCCACCGAACGCCGGCAAAACGACGCTTGCAAACCGAATCGCACGCGACTGGACTGGCGATGCGATCGGTGCGGAAAGTCACGTCCCTCACGAAACGCGACGCGCACGACGGAAAGAGAACGTCGAGATCGAACGGGATGGCAAGACGGTGACCATCGACATCGTCGATACACCCGGTGTGACGACGAAGGTCGATTACGAGGAGTTCACCGACGAGATGGACGAAGAGGACGCTATTCGTCGGTCCCGGGAAGCCACCGAGGGCGTCGCCGAGGCGATGCACTGGCTTCGAGAAGACGTCGACGGCGTTATCTATGTTCTAGATAGTGCTGAAGACCCGATCACACAGGTCAACACGATGCTGATCGGCATCATCGAATCCCGTGATCTTCCAGTTCTCATCTTCGCGAACAAAACCGATCTCGAGGAATCGAGCGTCAAGCGGATCGAAGACGCATTTCCGCAGCACACGACCATTCCGCTCTCCGCGAAGGAGGGCAACAACATGGAGGAAGTGTACGGCAAGATCGCGGAGTACTTCGGGTGA
- a CDS encoding class I SAM-dependent methyltransferase encodes MSVREEFDDWASSGRDRGMEERHWHTAKHALARMPIEPGDTVLDLGCGSGYAGRALRDTSDAGRVYGLDGSPEMARNAAGYTDSESIGYVVGDFDALPFTDDSIDHCWSMEAFYYASDPRETLREIVRVLRPGGTFYCAVNYYEENVHSHEWDGFISVEMTRWSRSEYRDAFREAGFSVAEQDNIPDREITIPGEAEFPLEEWDTRDAMVERYREFGTLLTVGVAP; translated from the coding sequence ATGAGCGTACGCGAAGAATTCGACGACTGGGCATCGAGTGGCCGGGATAGAGGGATGGAGGAACGCCACTGGCACACCGCAAAGCACGCCCTGGCGCGGATGCCGATCGAACCCGGCGACACGGTCCTCGACCTGGGCTGTGGGAGCGGATACGCCGGGCGAGCACTCCGGGATACCAGCGATGCTGGTCGAGTCTACGGCCTCGACGGGTCGCCGGAAATGGCTCGCAACGCGGCCGGATATACCGACAGCGAGTCGATCGGCTACGTCGTCGGGGACTTCGACGCGCTCCCGTTTACCGACGACTCGATCGACCACTGCTGGTCGATGGAAGCATTCTATTATGCCTCCGATCCGAGAGAGACCCTCCGGGAAATCGTCCGTGTTCTCCGACCCGGCGGAACGTTCTACTGCGCCGTCAACTATTACGAAGAAAACGTCCACTCCCACGAGTGGGACGGGTTCATCTCGGTGGAGATGACACGCTGGAGTCGCTCCGAATATCGAGACGCGTTCCGCGAGGCCGGGTTCTCCGTCGCAGAACAGGACAACATTCCTGATCGCGAAATCACGATTCCCGGTGAAGCCGAGTTTCCACTCGAGGAATGGGACACCCGTGACGCGATGGTCGAACGATACCGCGAGTTCGGAACGCTGCTCACCGTCGGCGTCGCTCCGTGA
- a CDS encoding DUF1684 domain-containing protein, which translates to MSDTGSIDVDRWRDELESKRAEKDDFFAEHPQSPIPPEERDSFDGLDYFDPDPTYRVTATATVHEKPDPVLMDTTTGREIRYRRTATLEFDLSRADDDLEDGTFELGAYRQERPTEQPLFVPFRDKTTGQQSYRGGRYMELETEDELTDGDKIVVDFNLAYSPFCAYSDTFDCPLPPEENWLEVAIPAGERFEK; encoded by the coding sequence ATGAGCGACACCGGTTCCATCGACGTCGACCGCTGGCGCGACGAACTCGAGTCGAAACGTGCCGAGAAAGACGACTTTTTCGCGGAGCATCCGCAGTCGCCGATCCCGCCCGAAGAACGCGATTCGTTCGACGGACTCGATTACTTCGACCCGGACCCGACCTACCGGGTGACCGCGACCGCGACGGTCCACGAGAAACCGGACCCAGTTCTCATGGACACTACCACGGGCCGCGAAATTCGCTACCGCCGGACCGCGACCCTCGAGTTCGACCTCTCGCGTGCGGACGACGACCTGGAAGACGGCACGTTCGAACTTGGTGCGTACCGACAGGAGCGCCCGACCGAACAACCGCTGTTCGTGCCGTTTCGGGACAAGACCACCGGCCAACAGAGCTACCGGGGCGGCCGGTACATGGAACTCGAGACGGAAGACGAACTGACCGACGGCGACAAGATCGTCGTCGATTTCAACCTCGCGTACTCACCGTTCTGTGCGTACAGCGATACCTTCGACTGTCCGCTTCCGCCGGAAGAAAACTGGCTCGAGGTGGCGATTCCGGCGGGCGAACGATTCGAGAAGTGA
- a CDS encoding DUF7090 family protein encodes MDYTLEIDGTPETVPGGTGLLLLHPSTGETDRIDTDFLKTDTDNFLVISTRTTAREVRQKLEYYDVDEERAEILDTLSIERGYSRRSSDTVHYVAAPDDIDGIVAHIDGFLDEHDGKLRLSFDSVTELAYYAGEERALEAVERILDLLDERDAVGLFHLSEEPHDTDTVDEFRALFDGVIDLDEDGSVDADFSKID; translated from the coding sequence ATGGATTATACGCTCGAAATCGACGGGACACCGGAGACGGTACCCGGCGGTACCGGATTGCTCCTGTTGCATCCGAGTACCGGTGAGACGGATCGCATCGACACTGATTTCCTCAAAACTGACACCGATAACTTTCTCGTCATCTCGACGCGAACCACCGCGCGAGAGGTTCGACAGAAACTCGAGTACTACGACGTCGACGAAGAGCGGGCCGAAATTCTCGATACCCTGAGCATCGAACGGGGATATTCGCGACGCTCGAGCGACACCGTCCATTACGTTGCTGCTCCGGACGACATCGACGGGATCGTTGCGCACATCGACGGTTTCCTCGACGAACACGACGGAAAGCTCCGCCTCAGTTTCGACTCCGTCACGGAACTGGCCTACTACGCCGGTGAAGAACGGGCCCTCGAGGCCGTCGAGCGAATCCTCGACCTGCTCGACGAACGCGACGCAGTCGGACTCTTTCACCTTTCGGAGGAACCTCACGACACGGACACCGTCGACGAATTTCGCGCGCTGTTCGACGGCGTAATCGACCTCGACGAGGACGGCAGCGTCGACGCCGACTTCTCGAAAATCGATTGA
- a CDS encoding DUF2073 domain-containing protein, with protein MPKATNADDSDPSDGVQIDLISGERMDGMATMEKIRMILDGVHDGNIVVLEEGLTPDEESRLIEVTMAEISPDEFNGIEIETYPKSETRDSSLLGRIMGTDQTETKLTVIGPANQIETLHKDETLISALVSRN; from the coding sequence ATGCCGAAAGCTACCAACGCCGACGACTCTGACCCATCTGACGGCGTACAGATCGACCTGATCAGCGGGGAGCGGATGGACGGTATGGCAACGATGGAGAAGATCAGGATGATCTTGGACGGCGTCCACGACGGTAACATCGTCGTCCTCGAGGAGGGATTGACTCCCGACGAGGAGAGTCGACTCATCGAGGTGACGATGGCCGAGATCAGTCCCGACGAATTCAACGGGATCGAAATCGAGACCTATCCGAAATCCGAGACTCGCGACTCATCGCTGCTCGGCCGCATTATGGGGACCGATCAGACGGAAACGAAACTGACGGTGATCGGCCCGGCAAACCAGATAGAGACGCTCCACAAGGACGAAACGCTCATCAGCGCGCTCGTGTCCCGCAACTAA
- a CDS encoding Cdc6/Cdc18 family protein, with protein sequence MSDDDSEIAGSDETEIDGTNVFSSNLENPDIGTEEESNQGLFDDLLSGEPIFGNKEVLRPSYTPHELPHRSDQINKMATILVAALRGETPSNILIYGKTGTGKTASAKFVSKELESTSQKYSVPCDVEYINCEVTDTQYRVLAQLANKFIEKNEKRIDDRIADLESLLDDVAEYEANSDGDATDGRPDSGDRTVSDPFEFVSDGEREPHSTASTGGKKETESSGSPPEMEGSPDEHAASSVDRSDRTIGSGDDLDSTPSDSATSDSKTTDSSFPDSAATDHATTPATHPLESTPFDTRDDVDDRIAELEDDKESFEEVPMTGWPTDRVYSVFFDAVDYDERVVVIMLDEIDKLVEKSGDDTLYNLSRMNSELENSRVSIIGISNDLKFTDFLDPRVKSSLGEEEIVFPPYDANQLRDILEHRSEVAFKDGALSEDVIPLCAAFAAQEHGDARRALDLLRTAGELAERSQAETIVEEHVRQAQDKIELDRVVEVVRTLPTQSKLVLFAIILLEKNGVHSINTGEVFNIYKRLCEEIDADVLTQRRVTDLISELDMLGIVNAIVVSKGRYGRTKEISLSVPLEETEAVLLSDSRLSDIDDVQPFIQARFEN encoded by the coding sequence ATGTCAGACGACGACTCAGAAATCGCAGGATCAGACGAGACCGAGATCGACGGAACGAACGTGTTCTCGTCGAACTTGGAGAACCCAGATATCGGCACCGAAGAGGAGTCGAACCAGGGCCTGTTCGACGATTTGCTCAGTGGCGAACCGATTTTCGGGAACAAGGAAGTCCTTCGCCCGTCCTATACACCGCACGAATTACCCCATCGGAGCGATCAAATCAACAAAATGGCGACGATCCTCGTCGCTGCGCTCCGCGGCGAAACCCCATCGAACATTCTCATCTACGGAAAAACCGGGACCGGAAAGACTGCGAGCGCCAAATTCGTCAGCAAAGAACTCGAGAGCACTTCACAGAAGTACAGCGTCCCGTGTGACGTCGAATACATCAACTGCGAGGTCACCGATACACAGTACCGCGTCCTCGCTCAGCTCGCGAACAAATTCATCGAAAAGAACGAGAAACGAATCGACGATCGAATAGCAGACCTCGAGTCGCTGCTGGATGACGTAGCCGAGTACGAGGCCAATTCCGATGGGGACGCTACTGACGGTCGTCCCGATTCGGGCGACCGGACGGTGTCGGATCCGTTCGAGTTCGTCTCCGACGGGGAACGTGAACCACATTCCACCGCTTCGACTGGAGGCAAAAAGGAGACGGAGTCGTCCGGTTCTCCACCTGAAATGGAGGGGTCTCCAGACGAACACGCTGCGTCGTCCGTCGACCGATCCGATCGCACGATCGGTAGCGGCGACGACCTCGATTCCACACCGTCCGATTCCGCAACCTCGGATTCCAAAACGACGGATTCTTCGTTCCCCGACTCCGCAGCCACCGATCACGCGACGACCCCGGCGACACACCCCCTCGAGTCCACCCCGTTCGATACTCGTGACGATGTCGACGACCGAATAGCAGAACTCGAGGACGACAAGGAGTCCTTCGAGGAAGTTCCGATGACGGGGTGGCCGACCGACCGTGTGTACAGCGTCTTTTTCGACGCCGTCGATTACGACGAGCGGGTCGTCGTCATCATGCTCGACGAAATCGACAAACTCGTCGAGAAAAGCGGCGACGATACGCTGTACAATCTCTCGCGGATGAATTCCGAACTCGAGAACTCGCGAGTGTCGATCATCGGGATCAGTAACGATTTGAAGTTCACGGACTTTCTCGATCCGCGGGTCAAATCCTCGCTGGGTGAAGAGGAGATCGTCTTCCCGCCGTACGACGCGAATCAGCTACGAGATATTTTGGAACACCGCTCGGAGGTCGCGTTCAAGGACGGAGCGCTCTCCGAGGACGTGATCCCGTTGTGTGCGGCGTTTGCGGCACAAGAACACGGTGACGCGAGACGTGCGCTGGATCTGCTTCGCACGGCGGGCGAGCTGGCCGAGCGGTCCCAGGCCGAAACGATCGTGGAAGAACACGTCCGACAGGCCCAGGACAAGATCGAACTCGATCGCGTGGTCGAAGTCGTCCGTACGCTGCCCACGCAGAGTAAACTCGTCCTCTTCGCGATTATTCTGCTCGAGAAAAACGGCGTTCACAGCATCAACACCGGCGAAGTGTTCAACATTTACAAACGACTCTGTGAGGAGATCGACGCGGACGTCCTGACGCAGCGTCGCGTGACGGATCTCATCAGCGAACTCGACATGCTCGGCATCGTCAACGCGATCGTGGTCTCGAAGGGCCGGTACGGTCGTACGAAGGAGATCAGTCTCTCGGTTCCACTCGAAGAGACGGAGGCGGTGCTGTTGAGCGACTCCCGACTGAGCGATATCGACGACGTCCAGCCGTTCATCCAGGCCCGATTCGAAAACTAA
- a CDS encoding DUF7089 family protein has translation MFETRPLSGPVEDVRAVHAPRALIFDCERDFETLPPAQAEDLGLFVDALEPASYPAAWLPSDAPTLLARYAGSDLTIGMPGDGSIAWTRQTEPPVVLVKPRVEGSPDSFVDFLVAEAFVQIGLDVPEQFIGFFEESYRDLDRAVPLDPNATYQIAAALYDGWVGLQTRDVFAEWHDDHPALADAWQDAGNRLEDRVAGLPSAVSRGETDFADATELACAAIKHAVELPAPFAALDTDAYRDHGPEYAIRWAEKTFDSLADES, from the coding sequence ATGTTCGAGACCCGTCCGCTCTCGGGCCCGGTCGAAGACGTTCGGGCAGTTCACGCCCCACGTGCCCTGATATTCGATTGCGAACGCGATTTCGAGACGCTGCCGCCGGCCCAGGCCGAGGATCTCGGCCTGTTCGTCGATGCGCTCGAGCCAGCGAGCTATCCTGCAGCCTGGCTACCCAGCGACGCCCCGACGTTGCTCGCTCGCTACGCGGGTTCGGATCTCACGATCGGGATGCCGGGCGACGGAAGTATCGCCTGGACCCGCCAGACCGAACCACCCGTGGTCCTCGTCAAGCCACGAGTCGAAGGGTCGCCAGACTCGTTCGTCGATTTTCTAGTCGCCGAGGCGTTCGTCCAGATTGGACTCGACGTTCCAGAACAGTTCATCGGCTTCTTCGAGGAGTCGTACCGCGACCTCGATCGGGCGGTTCCGCTCGATCCGAACGCCACCTATCAGATCGCTGCGGCGCTGTACGATGGCTGGGTGGGTCTTCAGACCCGGGACGTCTTCGCGGAGTGGCACGACGATCATCCAGCACTCGCCGACGCCTGGCAGGATGCCGGAAATCGACTCGAGGACCGCGTTGCTGGATTGCCCAGCGCTGTGTCCCGCGGTGAGACCGATTTCGCTGACGCGACCGAACTCGCGTGTGCGGCGATCAAGCACGCGGTCGAACTGCCGGCACCGTTCGCCGCCCTCGATACCGACGCGTATCGGGATCACGGCCCGGAGTACGCGATTCGCTGGGCCGAAAAGACCTTCGACTCGCTCGCCGACGAGTCGTAA
- a CDS encoding OapC/ArvC family zinc-ribbon domain-containing protein — MPHQCTNCGRTFADGSKEMLSGCPDCGGNKFQFAPTAAAAAESFDDGGDSPSASSARGGGSTTVDSSDSTDPADPSTSAESSSVTTRAAKTVRDWVSTDSSGSQNDEYTDSPEHAHRNRSDSAGRQQPDRSHATSRADNPWPSSAKPETDESSSPTTDEFAEWPESARRPEDRSGAQNEPETTGDGREEFETTGDGREEFETTGDGREEFETTGDGRKRRVERDADQQDRSSAAPAEPRTKDENAAQADARSEVFSTNDLPSYSSGPDRSASERSAAGSARADSRATTEGTATGADDAQPPEHGRVVSEPSGERPSIEELRAELNEQFESIKIVRPGQYELNLMELYNRDEYIISLQEDGRYVIDVPDSWRAGDDGED; from the coding sequence ATGCCTCATCAGTGTACGAACTGCGGCCGGACGTTCGCCGACGGCTCCAAGGAAATGCTGTCGGGCTGTCCCGATTGCGGCGGCAACAAATTTCAGTTCGCGCCGACTGCCGCGGCCGCAGCTGAATCGTTCGACGATGGCGGTGACTCGCCGTCCGCCTCGTCGGCCCGCGGGGGCGGATCGACGACCGTCGACTCGTCTGATTCGACAGATCCAGCTGACCCGTCCACGTCCGCCGAGTCGTCGAGTGTCACCACGCGAGCCGCTAAGACCGTTCGCGATTGGGTGTCTACCGACTCGTCGGGCAGCCAGAACGACGAGTACACTGACTCACCCGAGCACGCACACCGGAACAGATCCGACTCTGCCGGACGCCAGCAACCGGATCGGTCGCACGCAACCTCGCGGGCGGACAACCCGTGGCCCTCGAGTGCGAAGCCGGAGACCGACGAATCGAGTTCACCGACGACCGACGAGTTTGCCGAGTGGCCCGAGTCGGCTCGACGGCCCGAAGATCGGTCCGGCGCTCAGAACGAACCCGAGACGACAGGTGACGGGCGCGAAGAGTTCGAGACGACAGGTGACGGGCGCGAAGAGTTCGAGACGACAGGTGACGGGCGCGAAGAGTTCGAGACGACAGGTGACGGGCGCAAACGACGAGTCGAACGGGACGCCGATCAGCAGGATCGGTCGTCGGCAGCTCCAGCCGAACCGCGGACGAAAGACGAAAACGCAGCGCAAGCCGACGCCCGCAGCGAGGTGTTTTCAACGAACGACCTGCCCTCCTACTCGTCGGGTCCGGATCGATCCGCCTCGGAACGAAGTGCCGCCGGCAGTGCTCGGGCGGATTCACGTGCCACCACCGAAGGGACCGCTACCGGGGCCGACGACGCTCAGCCACCCGAACACGGTCGCGTCGTCAGCGAACCGAGCGGCGAGCGCCCCTCTATCGAGGAACTTCGCGCAGAACTCAACGAACAGTTCGAAAGCATCAAGATCGTCAGACCGGGCCAGTACGAGCTCAATTTGATGGAACTCTACAATCGCGACGAGTACATTATCTCACTTCAGGAAGATGGCCGATACGTGATCGACGTCCCGGATTCCTGGCGCGCTGGCGACGACGGTGAGGACTGA